Part of the Vigna unguiculata cultivar IT97K-499-35 chromosome 3, ASM411807v1, whole genome shotgun sequence genome, TGTAGATTACACAGACCTGAACAAGGCCTGCCCCCGGGACGCTTACCCATTACCTAGCATAGACAGACTCGTTGATGGGGCCGCAGGACACGCCCTACTGAGCTTCTTAGACGCTTACTCTGGCTATAACCAGATACCCATGGCCGATGGAGATAAAATCAAAACCGCGTTCATAACCGAGGAAGCCAACCTTTACTACaaagtcatgccctttggtctcAAAAACGTCGGCGCTACATACCAACGCTTGATGGACAGAGTCTTCCAGCCACTCTTGGGCAAGACGGTAGAGGTATATGTCGACGACATCATCGTCAAGTCCCCCAACGCACAACGACACTCCTCGGACCTAGCGCAAGTCTTCAAAGCCCTACGCACCTACAACATCAGGctcaaccctgaaaaatgcacaTTCGGAGTAGACGGCGGAAAATTCCTGGGCTTCATGCTCACGCAGCGAGGAATCGaggccaaccctgaaaaatgtCAAACCATCATCAACATGAGAAGCCCCGCGAATGTCAAGGAGGTGCAGCGATTAGTGGGCAGACTAACCGCCATCTCGCGTTTCCTCCCCAAGTTGGCGGACAAGACCAAACCAATGATCCAACTCCTGAGAAAGTCGACAAAGTTTACTTGGGATGACTCCTGCGAGCAAAATTTCAACACTCTAAAGCAACTCCTCACCACCCCCCCGGTCCTAACCAAACCCGATCTCTCCCTCCCCCTTGTTATGTACATAGTCGCGTCTGCAAACGCCATCAGCTCTGCACTCGTCAAAGAAAGGGACAACACCCAACATCCAATATACTTTACGAGCCGCATCCTCCAAGACCCAGAAACGCGATATCAGATGGTAGAGAAAGTCGCCCTCGCAATTATAACAGCGGCGCGTCGCCTACGACCATACTTCCAATCACACACGATCATCATCAGAACGGACCATCCCATACAAAAGATCCTGCAAAAACCTGATTTAGCCGGTCGGCTATCCTCTTGGGCCATCGAACTGTCAGAATTTACAATCCGCTACGAACCACATGGACCCATCCGAGCACAATGTCTGGCAGACTTCGCCAATGACCTTCAAGAGCAAGCCCCTTGTGACACCTGGTGGACCATGCACGTAGACGGCTCCTCAAACCCGCTAGGGGCCGGCGCCGGCATAGTACTGGAAGGACCCGACAACGTCCTCATAGAGCAATCTCTACGTTTCAccttcaaaacatccaacaatCAAGCTAAATACGAGGCCATCATTGTCGGCCTCATTTTAGCACAAGACGTTGGCGCACGTAAACTCCTATGCAAGACAGACTCAAAGCTCACCGTAGGACACCTCAACGGTGAGTACCAAATCAAAGATCCCACCCTCGCACAATACTACCACATGGTAGTCTCCCTGGCTGAGCACTTCGACACTTTCCAAATTCAACACGTCCCACGAAGCGACAATACCCGGGCAGACATTCTCTCAAAGCTCGCTAGCACCAAAAAGAAAGGTCGTTACAAGTCACTCCTCCAACACACCCTAACCGCACCCTCCATTGAGCAACAAAACCAGTGCTTAAACATTACCACCACCAATACTTGGATGGAGCCTTTCATCAGATACCTAGAAACAGGGGTCATCCCGCCAAACGAAGAAAAAGGGTGGGTGCGGAAAGCGGCACGATACACACTAATTGGGGGCGAACTATTCAGAAGAGGCTTCAGCAAGCACCTGCTCAAGTGCGTAACTAAGGAAAAGGCCGACTATGTCATCCAAGAAATACACCAAGGCATCTGCGGCTACCACTCAGGACCCAAAACCATGGCCGCCAGGATACTACGCGCCGGATATTACTTGCCCACAATGGAAGAAGACTGCGCCACATACGTCCAAAAATGCGTCCAATGCCAAAAGCACGGGCCGGTTACACACATGCACCAGGAAGAACTGCACCAGGTCTCCTCACCATGGCCATTCTCAAAATGGGGGATGGACATAATCGGCCCTTTTGCAGCAGGGAAAGGCCAAGTCAAGTTCCTCCTTGTCGCGGTCGACTACTTCTCCAAGTGGATCGAAGCAGAGCCATTAGCCATCATCACAGCCAACCAAGTCCAGTGCTTCGTTTGGAAAAACATCATCTGCCGCTATGGAATCCCTCACACAATCATAACCGACAACGGCCGCCAGTTCATAGACAAGGGCCTCGCTGACTTCTACCGCAACCTGAACATTACCCACATAACGAGCTCCGTCGAACACCCTCAAACCAACGGCCAGGCTGAGGTCGCTAACAAGGTCATCCTCGGGCAATTAAAGAAACGCTTAGACGGAGCCAAAGGCAAATGGCCGGAAGAACTACTCGAAGTGCTATGGGCATATAAGTGCACCCCCCAGTCTTCGACCCACGAAGCACCATATACTCTAGTCTACGGAACAGACGCTGTCATACCAGTGGAAATTGGGGAACCCTCAATCCGACAACAACACCACGACACACAGATAAACGCCGGCTGCATGGCCACACACCTCGACCTCCTTTACGAGACAAGGGAAAAGGCACGCATCCGGGACTTGGCGACCAAATTAAGGGCAGCAAGAAGGTACAACTCCAAGCTGAAACCACGTTCTTTTCACAAAGGAGACCTCGTGTGGAGGATGGCTAGCAAAGCCCGCAAGCACGGAGGCAAGTTCTCACCCAACTGGGAAGGACCTTTCCGAGTACTTAAAGAGGTCGGCAAGGGAGCCTATCGCCTGGAAAAACTATCCGGAGAGCCGcttcccaacacttggaacaTCTCTCACTTCAAATTCTATTTTAGCTGAACTACACTTATAATCTGATGTACTCTTTATAACCCCGACATTTTTTCCCTCAGGAGGGTTTTGGCTGGGAAGGTTTTAATGAGGCATCACCCATCAATGAAATACAAGTTTATGCATCTCTTATTTACCATagctcccagccactactctaagtgccgctggtcgaataaataaactcccagccactactctaagtgccgctggtcgaataaattaactctcagccactactctaagtgccactggtcgaataaattaactcccagccactactctaagtgtcgctggtcgaataaattaactgccagccactactctaagtgccgctggtcgaataaattaactcccagccactactctaagtgccgctggtcgaataaattaacttccagccactactctaagtgtcgctggtcgaataaattaactcccagccactactctaagtgtcgctggtcgaataaattaactcccagccactactctaagtgccgctggtcgaataaattaactcccagccactactctaagtgtcgCTGGTCGAACAAATaaactcccagccactactctaagtgccgctggtcgaataaattaactcccagccactactctaagtgccgctggtcgaataaattaactcccagccactactctaagtgccgttggtcgaataaattaactcccagccactactctaagtgccgctggtcgaataaattaactcccagccactactctaagtgtcgctggtcgaataaattaactcccagccactactctaagtgtcgCTAGTCGAATAaattaactcccagccactactctaagtgccgctggtcgaacaaataaactcccagccactactctaagtgccgctggtcgaataaattaactcccagccacggctctaagtgccgctggtcgaataaattaactcccagccaaggctctaagtgccgctggtcaaATAAGTAAACTCCCAGTCActgctctaagtgccgctggtcgaataaGTAAACTCCAAGCACTGCtataagtgccgctggtcgaataaCTTAGCTCTTGCCAACACTCTTAAATGTTGCTGGTCGAATAAGTAAACCCCTAGCCCCTACTCTAAAATACCGCTAGACGAACTTAATAACCACATGCCGCTACGTGAGAAAAGTTAAACATTCTGGTATacgtgaaattaaaatttcagaTGTAAAAACAAAGTATACACTAATAACACCGCCATTTCCATAAATTTCCAAATATAATTACAATGATAACATTCTTGTCCCCAAAGTTCAATACCGGCACATTCGCCCTCAAAACAAACCGGCAACACACCGACAAAACAAATTATAGTCCCCACATGGACATACAAAAAAGAACTAAACAAATTTCGGCGTCCTCGCCCCCAATATCTACACTAATGTTACTCTTCAACTTCATCCACCTCGTCGCCCGCCGCGTCCTCCTCCACGCCATCGGCTTCCTCATCAGCAACCTCCACCTGACCCACCCCCTCATCAACCATGGTGGCCGCTGGAGTCGTCACCAATGTATCTTCATTTGCAATAATGACCGCCTCCTTCTCAGCCTTGAGCCGGCTAATCTCCGCAACATCTAGCATACGACCATCGTATACATCCAGATTTACGTTAAAACGGCAGTCGGTCACAGACACCTCCCGATACAAGAACTCGGCTTGCCTCAAAGCCTTCTGGAAACCGTTCACATGTTCATTATACACGGCCTGCTGCAGACCAAAAACTTCACTAGCGGCTTCCTCAGCAGCAGCTTCTTTGGCGGCGTTCACCCCATCCAACTCCATTTGCTTAgctttcaattttttctccaaaCCCACAACACTCCCCTTCAATTTCTTCACCTCAGCCTCCAGCCTCGTTTTCTCATCCGCCCAAGCCGCTTGCTCGTGATCCCTTTGCGCCTTCAATGAAGCAACTTCCTCAGCCAACTTTTTCTTATCACCCGCAGCCAGCTCCCCCTGCAGCAAAGTCGCCACCCGCCGACTCAACACCATACCCCGCGCCAAGTACTCGCTCATGGCCCGCATAGTCAGCCCCGGATCAGCAGCCCCGACGACGGCTACCTCCTCGTCACTCAGCTTGAGCTCCACACCCTTCCTCATTTGAATCTTCACTTTCTCAAAGCCGCCAAGATCAGAGTTACTCGACCCACTGGACCCAACACCCCCGGTCTTCGCAAGAGCCCTCAGCCTCTTACGATCCTTCCCAACCCCCTTCATCTTAGAAGGAGCCGGTCTCTTGGCAACAGGAGGTCGATAAGTATCCACAACCAGGCCAACGAGGTTCGGAGCCTGCGACTGCCCCTCCCCCTTCGCGGCATTCGCCATCTGGTCTCTGATCTTGGCAAATAAGTCCACTTCTCCACCAACCTTTTTCGCATGGTGCGCCATCACACCTACACAAAGAAATTTTTCAGATTAGTCCAACACAAAACCAACAACAATAAATCAACATACCACATAAGTCACGGCCAGGGTTGTCCGTCAAATAACAGCAAACAACCCACTTCCCCGGCACCCTAACCGGCAACATCTCCAACACCTCCACCACCCTCCGGCTATCCGCATCCAAGGCCTCCTTCGCCAATGCATCCCTACGCGCCGGCGCACTCGTCCAATAGAAAGGAAACCTGGGCCGACCCTCGTCATCATAATATACCCGCCTCCCGGCAGGTAGCACCCGCACTCAAAAGAACCCATCCTTAAATCTCTTAAACGACTGCGTGAAGCCATCCAACAAACTAATTTTCGACCTGCCAACCAAAGATACCCAAGACAACGGATCCCTCGGACGCGTGACGTAAAAGTACAGGAAACTCTCGGGGGTTGGCGTCAGATAAAGCGCCTTACAAATCAACCGAAAAGCTTGCAAACTCCCCCAACTGTTAGGATGCAATTGCGTCGGCGCAACGTTTAACAACCGTAGAACCCCCATCGTAAAATCATCCAACGGCAACCGAACATGAAGCTTTGTAAACATACATGCGTACATATAGAAAAAATCACCTTCCAACCCCTCGCGACCATGACACACGGCCTCCACAGCACTCACCCTCTCAATAGCCACCATACTAGGGTCCGCCCCCCTTTCAAACAGATAGATGCTATTCATCCACGATCTAAACAACCTAGACCAACGATACTTTGAAGAGCACGACCTCACCCCCTCAGCCATCCACTCGTACCCACCCCTTCTCGGCCAGAGCGATTCCGCATGCTCATTAGCCGGATCTTCACGCACCTCCCGTTCAACTTCGATGTGCAAAGTCTCTGACGAACTCAAGAACTCTAACCTTAGCCCACCAAAGCTCGCACCCGAATCACCATCATTCGAACCACTAGAAGACGTAGTCGACATACCTCAAAACTGGTCAAACAGAAGACGGCACGCGAACACCAACAAACGGCAAAGCAATAACACAGCAACCACAGCGAAACCGGAAGCTACGAGCGATGAAAATGACCAATGAATCCACTCCTATTTAAAGAACTTAGCCAAAACCCTTCACCTCCCACCAAACCCCCCAAAGGCCCAAGGCCCAGCCACCAAAAATCTCCTCGAAAAGCCAACTCTGACACCAACAGGCTAACCAACAGTCACGTCTTTTCACCTCACCTAACTCCTGACCAAATGTCAGATCAAACAGTACCACCCCCCTGGCACCTCTTAAGAGATACCGGCCCAATTATCACAACAACACGGCCATAGTCTACACGTCATTTCTTGCCTCTAGACTGGGAGGCTAGTATGGTACACGGCCAAGAAccacaaatgaaatttgcaaaataGTCTACACGTCACTTCTTGCCTCTAGACTGGGAGGCTAGTATGGTACACGGCCAAGAAccacaaatgaaatttgcaaaataGTCTACACGTCACTTCTTGCCTCTAGACTGGGAGGCTAGTATGGTACACGGCCAAGAAccacaaatgaaatttgcaaaatagtctacacgtcacttcttgcctctagactaggaggctgatgtcccaaccATACCCAAGTAGACGGCAATCAGAGAGCACGATGGCCGCCTACCACACAGACGCCTTCGCACAGAACCAGGCAGCCATCAGAGAGCACGATGGCCGCCTACCACACAGACGCCCTCGCACCGAACCAGGCAGCCATCAGAGAGCGCGATGGCCGCCTACCACGCAGAGCCGCTTACCACACAAGAACCCCTTCGTATGAACAACACGGTCCCCACCTAGCTCCACACCCCCCTGTTAAACCACGTGGCCAGCAAACCGAAGCCCGACAGCCGATTTCCACGCGAAAGGCATCCTCCTAAAAGAAAGCCCCCCTTTTTACGCATCTCATGGCCGAGCACCGGACGCCGCCAACACCTGGAAGACCTGAAGGACCCCTTGGTAAATTCTCCCCTTTTACACTAGATCCAAGAATGGCTAAAAAAGGAGTattgggccagaaagcccatcccaggtaggacccacaagtaaaaaggtataaatagcacactatcCTATGCATTCATTATGCATTAATTATTCTCTGAAACcctgacatcaccagtgctgacttaggcatcagagtgtcttttgcaggtctcCTGCGCCGCCCTCAAGCCCCCTTTGACGAGAGAAGACCGGCCCCGAGAAGACGTACAAGACCCTTGGTTGACTTGTGGATTACAGACCTCGGTCCCTTGAGAACAGACCAGGTCCGGTATAAGTTAGACttactcggcctaggctgaatacttggctgccttgatgtattttttacttatttgattgagttcggttaggtgtggtacactttacattaaggctcaagactcacaaggttaAATTCTtgcacaaaagatttaatcaagaaattctcaaatcaactcatttagcaaatcatagaaacaatccactcatatcaacatgacttttatttttcaagaattatgatcatcccaattactgaatcaaatcctaaaaatccaatgtcaatatgttttactgaaagtagggaaatattttttgtggatttcttatgagacattgtttaaaagtttcacttagtaaaaagttaatactttcacaattttctcaaaaagaaatcacaatttttatctttttttaaatgaaaacaaaaacaaaaaattgaaaaatagaaaagagaaaaatcctacctacagtttgtctcccccacacttatttcaaaaaaaatttccttGATGggcttattttggggaggaaacgaaaaattttatgacttttggctcaatctggccatatgtcaaaatttattttctttaattttacaaagtacaaatcagattgtacaattttattaaagaaaacaaaagcacatatttttgaaatttttttaatatttttaaaaataaacaaaaaacaaacatgcatgcaaattaacttttttatcaacaatgttttcaaaagaatatgaatctaagctttttacctgttgcagcaacctttcttctttttctacagccatgtcaacaaagataaccactgaaaacttatttacatatttcacatcaacaaacttgatgtgtggagtgtgtggcttcaactcaacttgagcatcatcaggtgcattcggatggttaagcggatcatcaataatcctcataatctcatcttctgagTAAATATTTTCACCTAATGTTGTtgactctgctgcttcatcattaactaagtcagttgcaatagtagatgcttcagctgcatcttcgaatattgttggctcttcaactgcagttggttcctccattgtattgttctcacaactttgctcttgaaaatgatcatttgtactcatatcctcatcaacgggtacaactttatattcacattgagcatcatcaacatatccatcagtagatatgtttatgtgagaatctttaatttcttcatcagcaacatctttagcaaaattgatatgtccatcaatagacatattactatgagcatcattatatctatcagtagatatatcagtgtgatgtgattccgctatcaATTTTTCAGATTgattctgcaagctttgtgtggcggcattcatcatctctttctgatctgtctgattcatcttcatcatttcagtcatcatattcatcatatcttccaaagtgacctttctaaTTGTATCATTCATTAGCatactcaaatcttcagacatttgttcagctctgatggccaacttcagaagcacatctttgatttcatgacgaagtgcattaaaatctggatttttaggaaatctttgatggggttgaggggtggtattaacagttacaagtaattctatgaagttgtttttacttgcatccctcaacatattagacaatatttgcttattttcataccactcttgctcaatacttttgcatctttgatcaactcgcaacctttcatccatggactctaatttctctataacttcacccattagtatcataacttctttgtaggatggtccattggttgcttcaaatTGCTGCGGTGGTACATAtcgttgctgaaaactatttggaacatatgattgctgaggtggacactcagaatatggttgttgctcatgtcccaaaaaagatgatctaggatatagatcattaaattgtcgtaaagttaacccacttatatcaggtgtagaagtaggtgtgacaatttgttgttgaaaatcacgtggttgctgtggatagcaattgtaatccatttgaaaactacaatgttgattacttttgtatgaaaaattattttgcatttttgaaagaggttttctgaaaagaaataagttgaaagcttgttgagtagacttccaggaaagagaggtgcgtcacaatggacaacttaagtaccttggctttccttagccaaagtgtttcccaactagtttcacaaatttcccaacaaaaatcctcaaacaaaaattatgcctaaaaaaaataactaaaaaaaataaaataaaataactaaagaaaattaaaaaaaatgttagaaccaaaattgagaaaaaaaatgttagtgataaacaaaataaaaataaataaataaaataaataaataaataaaatcaaaacaataaaaatgaaaataagaactaaaatgataaaaattctaaccatgttccccggcaacggcgccaaattgatagcgctgtcgttgacgcgatcaaattaatactacttatctataacaacttcagtatttttaagaaaatagtaagggtaaagtaacccaaagtcgtctcccaacgaacacgaaattgatttttaacaagttagttcttataaaactatacaagagttagtcaaataaaattataaaaatatgagggataaagattaaaagataaaataagatataaacaatagtaaagtaagtagattgattccattgctttttcaaactagattcatcatcggttatctaaagattattgctcaattaattattgttgtagatttacaaattaatcaatataaagtctcaattaatttgttggcgttctcacttttaaccaaagtacagtctcaattaaaagagagaacttttagattatccatagtaaattcaaccaaattatagtctcaatcaaatttattatgcctaatcatgtctattcttttatctcctcaccaaatcaaaagcttaattaattaaagtaaagtctcaattaattatagttagagtaaatacctttaaccaaagtaaagtctcaattattggtaaaaactcatttaatcatatgaaagtttctaaataaaataaaattaaagtctcaattcaatttaaaaacccttggactcatatgaccaacatgcatatagatttaaaatcattacttcttatgtgattcaaagataaaagacatagatgaattaaaacctcaacaataataaaaagaacaaagaaattagttgatctaacctcagaatccaattaagaaattacaatggaatcaacccaagaagtttagaactccatgaatgcaaaataaagataaaagaagaatagagagaagaaaagagagagaaaaaattaggccccccctaagggttcctaaattccgacgtgccgagcttgttccttctgcttctcccttggtgtcTTTATATAGGAGTTGGACTGGGCATTTttattgctaaaatctctcaaatatcttttaaaataaagataaatataaatatttaaaaatatttggagagatatagagtatttcacaaatatagttggttgataatatcaatatctaatataattaaattaattaattacttaaagatatatgataaattatcaccaattaatatttgtattaattttccaaatcaaccctttgcaatctcatcaaattatcttctaaataatccaatatcttcaagatatatttgtttgttgtggatctaaaaagattccagaagatcttgtcatatttaaaaatatttggtagttaatatcttttaatattttatgatataattaaatacgataattatttaaaaatatcaaataaaatatctaaagatatatttttcccaaattatcttctacaataaagataaagaaaaccgcaaggtccaattttgttgttcctctcttcttggtttagccaaacttcttcactttttcaagtttttcttaccgtcttcatggaatgcttggcttggatttttttgattttgataatttcctattcttggatttatctttaaggtgtcatgaagctttgagaaatttatttccacacctccatgagctcaacttagctgcagctgcactaacacacctcaaaatatccaaagaaaatttatgcaactaaaaagctatttttaacatgcttttgaacctcatgctcaataaacccaattataggaaattccaattaaatcaatctttaaacacaaaaattcaattaaatacccaaaattaaacactgaatgagggcaaaaatacgcactcatcacacTGGCTCATCTCTCTCCTCTAGGATAGATTTGGTGCTGATGCACCAATGCTCCGCCTCCCCCGTGAGAAGATACATAGAGAATGCCAACCTTTTCTCCATGGGGCACATCATTGCATCATAGATgcgctccaggtccttcagccattggtctgcggcgtcaggactagTCTTGCCGTGAAACTTCACCGGATGATGCTTCGAGAAATCTTCTAAGCTCCACTCCCTGACCGTAGGTTATGATTCAAGACCGAAGGCAGGTGCAGCTATCCTGATCTCTTGTAGCTGTCGGAGAGCCTCCATGTGTTGCAAATGGGCTTCCTCTGCAACTACCCTAGCAGCCTCCATCTACTGCATCACCACCTATTACTGCTCAAGCGACGCTGCCTGTCATTGCTATGATGCCTCTTGCTGCTGCATCATAACTATACTCTGTGGCGTCATAGCAGCTACCATGGCTTTTATAGCTCTTGCGATGTCCGGGGCATCGCCCTAGGAGGATTAAGTGTTCCTACGATGAGGTTCCATAGTTCACTGGAAcatagaaaatcacttggttaggcttgatGAGACAGGAATTTAACTAGAACACTTAGaaagacacagagaaagctaagccgACAttcaagtccacagacctaaggaatgaccgctctgataccataaatgtaacaccccatttaatttaataagcaAAATTAAAGGTAGCGTCACATAAAGATAACATACTAGCGTAGTCCGGGAATTTGAAACTCAACTCCTTATAACCCAAGGCACACCACAATGCCTAACAGAAAATTGGATAAAGAGTTTAACCAAAAGTATATAGATCGAAGGACGAacaa contains:
- the LOC114175313 gene encoding uncharacterized protein LOC114175313 — encoded protein: MCVDYTDLNKACPRDAYPLPSIDRLVDGAAGHALLSFLDAYSGYNQIPMADGDKIKTAFITEEANLYYKVMPFGLKNVGATYQRLMDRVFQPLLGKTVEVYVDDIIVKSPNAQRHSSDLAQVFKALRTYNIRLNPEKCTFGVDGGKFLGFMLTQRGIEANPEKCQTIINMRSPANVKEVQRLVGRLTAISRFLPKLADKTKPMIQLLRKSTKFTWDDSCEQNFNTLKQLLTTPPVLTKPDLSLPLVMYIVASANAISSALVKERDNTQHPIYFTSRILQDPETRYQMVEKVALAIITAARRLRPYFQSHTIIIRTDHPIQKILQKPDLAGRLSSWAIELSEFTIRYEPHGPIRAQCLADFANDLQEQAPCDTWWTMHVDGSSNPLGAGAGIVLEGPDNVLIEQSLRFTFKTSNNQAKYEAIIVGLILAQDVGARKLLCKTDSKLTVGHLNGEYQIKDPTLAQYYHMVVSLAEHFDTFQIQHVPRSDNTRADILSKLASTKKKGRYKSLLQHTLTAPSIEQQNQCLNITTTNTWMEPFIRYLETGVIPPNEEKGWVRKAARYTLIGGELFRRGFSKHLLKCVTKEKADYVIQEIHQGICGYHSGPKTMAARILRAGYYLPTMEEDCATYVQKCVQCQKHGPVTHMHQEELHQVSSPWPFSKWGMDIIGPFAAGKGQVKFLLVAVDYFSKWIEAEPLAIITANQVQCFVWKNIICRYGIPHTIITDNGRQFIDKGLADFYRNLNITHITSSVEHPQTNGQAEVANKVILGQLKKRLDGAKGKWPEELLEVLWAYKCTPQSSTHEAPYTLVYGTDAVIPVEIGEPSIRQQHHDTQINAGCMATHLDLLYETREKARIRDLATKLRAARRYNSKLKPRSFHKGDLVWRMASKARKHGGKFSPNWEGPFRVLKEVGKGAYRLEKLSGEPLPNTWNISHFKFYFS